The following nucleotide sequence is from Salvia miltiorrhiza cultivar Shanhuang (shh) chromosome 7, IMPLAD_Smil_shh, whole genome shotgun sequence.
GTATCACACTTGAACTCTACACTTCTACTATACTTCtattttcttaaaggtctcacGAGACTCACTCAACCTACTATACAACTACTGACCTTTCCATGCAGGTCAGAACTACATTTGGGCTTGATCCCTTTAAAGGGTATGTAGGCAGCTCCAAGGAGCGCAACCCCCACCCCCCCTCAACCCCTACCCTTTCACAACTGCCATCTTCAGCATGTTGAATATATGATTGGACAAGATCCATCCTATCAACCATACACCCACATGCTTCCATAAGTTACAAACAACTTCACAATATGATCAATACTTAGGAAAATCAACTCAATATCAAatatcacaacttcataacatttAAGGGTTCAAACCCTCCAACTGGTCAGCTATGCCAAAAAATTCAACAATACAACGACAACACTAAATTTGAGTCTAGTCTCCAAATCAACTAAGACCCAAACTGGGGGACAAATCAACATAGAAATCCGTACAGATAATCTTGAAAAAACCAAATACAACCAAACATATCAAGTTTGAGCAAGTCTACATAACGATAAAGATAAAACACCAATCAGGAATCAGTGGAACCATGGGAAACGCCGGCAGCATCCTCGGCATCCAATCGACCAAGAGTATCGGCTAACTCATTAGCCTCGGCAGCCGCCTGGGCCTGGATAGCAACAGCCTTCTCAGCCCTTTATTGCAACAGATTCTCCATCTCAAGGATACACCTATCTATATCCCACTCACCCGACTTACCATCACGAAACTCTTGATAAATCTCACCGCGAGTCAAGACCTCTGCCTCTAACCCAACATCCTCCATCATACTCCTCAACTGTACGATCTCAGACTCAAGATCCCTCACCCGAGCACTGACAGCCTCCAAATTCTCAAGTGCTTCATGAAGCTTCCTAGCATCTTGCTCATGGGATGCCATTTGTTCCCGCAAGCCCTTAATCACATTGTCCAATTCGACCTTGCACTTCTTCAAATCACGATTCTCCTTCCTACAGTCGACCTGCTCGGCACGAAGTTTCGTCAGTTGTTTCTCAAGCTCCTTCACCTTGTCTCCCAAGTAAAGGATACCCCGTGTACCCTACAAGACATAGAACAATCAACACGATAAGTTGTTACAATttgaacaaaaaagaaaatgaacgacacaaagaagaagaagcaacatAACCCTACCAAAAATGAATGGGAAACGATAGCCTCCATAGCCGAGTCATAGCCAGCAGCATCCAACCGAGCACGATCCTCAAGCAGCGGAGCACAAGGCGTATAAGCAGCAGCATCCACAGGGAACTTCATAATGGTTGAGCCACCAGACTGATCAGAGACGACGGATGAAGCGGATCGCTTGCCCCTCCcgacaagtgagggtagagacACCGCGTCCAAGAGATCAGTCGTCGGTTCCTCACTTGAGCTAACCAtaactttctttttcttctgttGGATGCGCTCATACGCAGCCCGACTGCCTTTTGGTTTGTAGAATGGAAGGTCTGCCATCGCTTGGTCTACAAATACGCGCTCAGCAGGGgtcaattcaaataataatgGAAAACCTTCCACTTCACGACCTTGCCTTAGAATTTCCAAAGCTCTAGCTAATAGAGCAATACGAAATCGAGCACGACTAGGTGGATGAACAATACCTTCGGTACGAATAGGAATCTCACACCACAAAGAAGAACCCCTAAGATTGTCCTCCGACAAGATCACCCGCCAGTCACGATCTCCCTCCGGGAATGAATAAAACCTTTGTGCCCTTTCCGGTAACCCGCATATAACTGGAAGACTCCTGTTGATCCGACCTGCATATTAGAGAAATGATGCCTTATTAGATAACAATTTTATAACAACACACTTCATAACAACAAATAAACCAAAATACTCACGCGGCTTGGACCAAGCAGACGGAACTTTGTAACCGTCTTGAACCCCTAAAGCCTCGACactgataaaaaaatatttttccttc
It contains:
- the LOC130993591 gene encoding uncharacterized protein LOC130993591 → MADLPFYKPKGSRAAYERIQQKKKKVMVSSSEEPTTDLLDAVSLPSLVGRGKRSASSVVSDQSGGSTIMKFPVDAAAYTPCAPLLEDRARLDAAGYDSAMEAIVSHSFLGTRGILYLGDKVKELEKQLTKLRAEQVDCRKENRDLKKCKVELDNVIKGLREQMASHEQDARKLHEALENLEAVSARVRDLESEIVQLRSMMEDVGLEAEVLTRGEIYQEFRDGKSGEWDIDRCILEMENLLQ